The following are encoded in a window of Halosolutus halophilus genomic DNA:
- a CDS encoding cyclase family protein, translating to MCGSVADTDLIDLSIGLEDGVDSEPFPPSVDAFDHETGAERLAATLQEQGYDVAASDFPDGMGLAWETVHAIPHAGTHLDAPWHYGPAVDGEPAKTIDEIPLEWCRGNAVVLDFRWKAAGDEISVADLEDALAELGHDLSAGEIVLIQTGADELWGTAEYLTEFPGMSAAGTKFLVEQGVRVIGTDAYGFDKPFTSMGERYEESGDEAELWPAHLAGREVEYCQIEKMANLDALPRRTDVPIVAVPIAIEGASAGWVRPVAMLDGDGGAGGGDAA from the coding sequence ATGTGTGGCTCGGTAGCAGACACCGACCTGATCGACCTGAGTATCGGTCTCGAGGATGGCGTCGACAGCGAGCCGTTCCCGCCGAGCGTCGACGCCTTCGATCACGAGACCGGCGCGGAGCGACTCGCGGCCACGCTCCAGGAGCAAGGCTACGACGTGGCGGCCTCCGATTTCCCGGACGGGATGGGACTGGCGTGGGAGACGGTTCACGCGATCCCCCACGCGGGCACCCACCTCGACGCGCCGTGGCACTACGGGCCCGCCGTCGACGGCGAACCGGCGAAGACGATCGACGAGATCCCCCTCGAGTGGTGTCGCGGGAACGCGGTCGTCCTCGATTTCCGGTGGAAAGCGGCCGGCGACGAGATTTCGGTCGCGGATCTCGAGGACGCGCTCGCGGAACTGGGCCACGACCTCTCGGCCGGCGAGATCGTCCTGATTCAGACCGGTGCCGACGAGTTGTGGGGGACCGCCGAGTACCTGACGGAGTTTCCCGGCATGAGCGCGGCCGGCACGAAGTTCCTCGTCGAGCAGGGCGTCCGGGTCATCGGGACCGACGCCTACGGCTTCGACAAACCGTTCACGTCGATGGGCGAGCGTTACGAGGAGTCGGGCGACGAGGCCGAACTCTGGCCGGCCCACCTCGCCGGCCGCGAGGTCGAGTACTGCCAGATCGAGAAGATGGCCAACCTCGACGCGCTCCCCCGGCGGACCGACGTCCCGATCGTCGCCGTCCCGATCGCGATCGAGGGTGCCAGCGCGGGCTGGGTGCGGCCGGTGGCGATGCTCGACGGCGATGGCGGTGCCGGCGGAGGTGACGCGGCGTGA
- a CDS encoding cryptochrome/photolyase family protein produces MILYWHRRDRRTIDNRGLAAAIDAADTPVLPVYVFDPAVTAELGDRKRAFVDRTVRALRERYRDLGSDLVVRSGPAAEVLPDLCAEYDIDRVVTTACYDPNRRAQSTAVEAAIDVPLESRVDTVLVDPGTLAPSYPTHSQFHNDWQTRPKPAPAEAPAATDLADVTDSDPIPIAATDIELPEPGYGAARERLDAFCESGIYSYGDTRDDLALAVEAPSGAVSRLSPYLAAGAIGIREVWDAATDVLESVDGNDRSNVEKYAYELSWREANYHLLYYNPDLASENYNEIPNEIAWRNDDAEFAAWTRGETGYPLVDAGMRQLEAEGYVHNRPRQVVASFLTKHLLIDWRRGAAHFRDRLVDHDPATNAGSWQWIASTGTDSVDVRIFDPVAQLATYDPEAAFVREYVPELAAPSIPAERIVEWPTLPAAIRTDLAPDYAAPIVDRDAAYERARRVFETALGKRGE; encoded by the coding sequence ATGATCCTGTACTGGCACCGGCGCGATCGCCGCACGATCGACAACCGCGGACTGGCCGCCGCGATCGACGCCGCCGACACCCCCGTCCTTCCCGTCTACGTCTTCGATCCGGCCGTGACCGCTGAACTCGGCGATCGCAAGCGCGCGTTCGTCGATCGGACCGTCCGGGCGCTGCGCGAGCGCTATCGCGACCTCGGGAGCGACCTCGTCGTCCGATCGGGCCCCGCAGCCGAGGTACTGCCTGACCTCTGTGCCGAGTACGATATCGATCGCGTCGTCACGACCGCGTGTTACGACCCGAACCGACGAGCCCAGTCGACGGCGGTCGAGGCCGCGATCGACGTGCCGCTGGAATCGCGCGTCGATACGGTGCTCGTCGATCCCGGGACGCTCGCGCCCTCCTACCCAACCCACAGTCAGTTCCACAACGACTGGCAGACACGACCCAAACCGGCACCCGCCGAAGCGCCTGCGGCCACCGACCTCGCCGACGTCACCGACTCGGACCCGATTCCGATCGCCGCCACCGATATCGAGCTTCCGGAACCGGGCTACGGCGCCGCCCGCGAGCGACTCGACGCGTTCTGCGAGTCTGGAATTTACAGCTACGGCGACACCCGTGACGATCTCGCACTCGCCGTCGAAGCCCCGTCCGGCGCCGTCTCTCGACTCTCGCCGTATCTCGCCGCCGGCGCGATCGGCATCCGGGAGGTCTGGGACGCCGCCACCGACGTTCTGGAATCGGTCGATGGGAACGATCGATCGAACGTCGAGAAGTACGCTTACGAACTCTCCTGGCGGGAGGCGAACTATCATCTGCTGTACTACAACCCTGACCTCGCGAGCGAGAACTACAATGAGATCCCCAACGAAATCGCCTGGCGAAACGACGACGCCGAGTTCGCGGCCTGGACCCGCGGCGAGACGGGGTACCCGCTCGTCGACGCGGGGATGCGCCAGCTCGAAGCTGAGGGGTACGTCCACAACCGACCCCGGCAGGTCGTTGCGAGCTTCCTGACCAAACACCTCCTGATCGACTGGCGACGCGGCGCGGCGCACTTTCGCGATCGGCTCGTCGATCACGATCCGGCCACGAACGCCGGCAGCTGGCAGTGGATCGCCTCGACGGGGACGGACTCGGTCGACGTACGGATCTTCGATCCGGTGGCCCAGCTCGCGACGTACGATCCGGAGGCGGCGTTCGTTCGGGAGTACGTCCCCGAACTCGCCGCCCCGTCGATTCCGGCCGAACGGATCGTCGAGTGGCCCACGCTTCCGGCTGCGATTCGAACCGATCTCGCTCCCGACTACGCGGCTCCGATCGTCGATCGAGACGCGGCGTACGAACGGGCCCGGCGGGTCTTCGAGACGGCGCTCGGAAAACGGGGTGAGTGA
- a CDS encoding geranylgeranyl reductase family protein, whose translation MYDFVVVGVGPAGARFSRRAAEDGYDVLALEKGTVGTPLACSGHVSTDVWNFTGEGARAELFQNEIYGARFHVGGPHSDAYPFYKREVASNVIDRVGLDRHLADLAREAGADVREERTVTEVTEHRDRVEVVASGPDGTVTHEAKMVAGCDGARSRVRDALGLSEPGELLHGVLAFSEENDHQDFVDVHLTAPTFFAWRIPRGEAGVEYGLAAPPGVEVTKHFEELIDGYEIDVAHRCSGAIPIGPPDRVTTRRGFLIGDAAAQTKPFTGGGILYGMTSADHAARQIDPDRPTTLAAYEHAWRDDLKREMELGHWLRRAYSFPEPVQRVGLGTLSGEIGVHMDRPTSLFSTEHLKALLSRA comes from the coding sequence ATGTACGACTTCGTGGTCGTGGGCGTCGGCCCCGCCGGCGCGCGGTTCTCCCGCCGGGCCGCCGAAGACGGGTACGACGTGCTCGCCCTGGAGAAGGGAACCGTCGGCACGCCGCTCGCCTGCTCCGGACACGTCAGTACGGACGTCTGGAACTTCACCGGCGAGGGAGCCCGCGCGGAGCTGTTCCAGAACGAGATCTACGGCGCGCGGTTCCACGTCGGCGGCCCCCACAGCGACGCCTACCCGTTCTACAAGCGCGAGGTCGCCTCGAACGTCATCGATCGGGTCGGACTGGACCGCCACCTCGCCGACCTCGCGCGCGAGGCGGGCGCGGACGTCCGCGAGGAACGCACCGTCACCGAGGTGACGGAACACCGCGATCGGGTCGAGGTCGTCGCCAGCGGGCCGGACGGCACCGTCACGCACGAGGCGAAGATGGTCGCCGGCTGCGACGGGGCCCGCTCGCGGGTCCGGGACGCGCTCGGCCTTTCGGAGCCCGGCGAACTCCTCCACGGCGTGCTGGCGTTCTCGGAGGAGAACGACCACCAGGACTTCGTCGACGTCCACCTCACCGCCCCGACCTTCTTCGCGTGGCGCATCCCCCGCGGCGAGGCCGGCGTCGAGTACGGGCTGGCCGCGCCGCCCGGCGTCGAGGTGACCAAGCACTTCGAGGAGTTGATCGACGGCTACGAAATCGACGTTGCCCATCGCTGCTCGGGCGCGATCCCGATCGGCCCGCCCGATCGGGTGACGACCCGGCGGGGCTTCCTGATCGGCGACGCGGCCGCCCAGACCAAACCGTTCACCGGCGGCGGCATCCTCTACGGCATGACCAGCGCCGACCACGCCGCCCGGCAGATCGACCCCGATCGGCCGACGACGCTCGCGGCCTACGAACACGCGTGGCGCGACGACCTGAAGCGCGAGATGGAACTGGGCCACTGGCTCCGGCGGGCGTACTCGTTCCCGGAGCCGGTCCAGCGCGTCGGGCTCGGGACCCTCTCGGGCGAGATCGGCGTCCACATGGACCGGCCGACCTCGCTGTTCTCGACGGAGCACCTGAAAGCGTTACTCTCGCGGGCCTGA
- a CDS encoding fumarylacetoacetate hydrolase family protein, which yields MKLATFEVETAIGPVERIGAVDASSEDAATAAGEATLIDLTAAYGAALAAEGEPAPADLARAHVPPEMIAFLERGERAIDDARAALAYAAETDAERGPGGARLRYDPGEYDLLAPLPRPNTLRDFMAIEEHVENSLGGEIPDVWYELPVCYKGNPDSVVAPGETVQWPDYSQIMDYELEIAAVIGKRGRDIDAADAEAYIAGYTVFNDFSARDIQGREMEGRLGPAKGKDFANGLGPYFVPREDIDALEDPMTARIDGEVWSEGTVDEMYHSFAEIIEHVSQSETLYPGDVIGSGTVGEGCGLELGRWLEDGDTIELEVEGIGVLEHTVVE from the coding sequence GTGAAACTCGCCACCTTCGAGGTCGAGACGGCGATCGGTCCCGTCGAGCGCATCGGGGCGGTCGACGCGTCGAGCGAGGACGCGGCCACTGCCGCGGGCGAGGCCACCCTGATCGACCTGACGGCGGCCTACGGCGCGGCCCTGGCGGCCGAGGGCGAACCCGCTCCGGCCGATCTCGCGCGGGCGCACGTTCCCCCGGAGATGATAGCCTTCCTCGAGCGCGGCGAACGGGCGATCGACGACGCCCGGGCGGCCCTGGCGTACGCGGCCGAGACCGACGCCGAACGAGGGCCCGGCGGTGCGCGGCTCCGGTACGACCCCGGCGAATACGACCTGCTCGCGCCGCTGCCGCGGCCGAACACGCTGCGGGACTTCATGGCGATCGAGGAACACGTCGAGAACAGCCTCGGCGGCGAGATCCCGGACGTCTGGTACGAGCTACCGGTCTGTTACAAGGGGAATCCGGACAGCGTCGTCGCGCCCGGCGAGACGGTCCAGTGGCCCGACTACTCACAGATTATGGACTACGAACTCGAAATTGCAGCCGTGATCGGGAAACGCGGCCGCGATATCGACGCCGCGGACGCCGAGGCGTACATCGCTGGCTACACAGTCTTCAACGATTTCAGCGCCCGCGACATCCAGGGCCGGGAGATGGAGGGGCGGCTGGGTCCGGCCAAGGGGAAGGACTTCGCGAACGGACTGGGCCCGTATTTCGTCCCACGTGAAGACATCGACGCGCTCGAGGACCCGATGACCGCCCGCATCGACGGCGAAGTCTGGTCGGAGGGCACAGTCGACGAGATGTACCACTCCTTCGCCGAGATCATCGAACACGTCTCCCAGTCCGAGACCCTGTATCCCGGCGACGTCATCGGCAGCGGAACCGTTGGCGAGGGCTGTGGCCTCGAACTCGGGCGGTGGCTCGAGGACGGCGATACGATCGAACTCGAGGTCGAGGGAATCGGCGTGCTCGAGCACACGGTCGTCGAGTGA